The Desulfosoma sp. DNA window CAGTGCGCTCGCATGATCAGTCGGTTCTGTGAGGAGAACAAGATTCGGCATCTGGATCGTACGGGAGTTGCACGCGTGCTTGAATACAGCATGGAAGTGACGGGGGATCGGGATAAACTGAGCCTGGAACTCGGGGATATCAGCGATCTGCTTCGGGAGGCCAACTACTTTGCAGCCTTGGACAATTCCGAGTTCATCAAGCGAGAACATGTGCATCAGGCTGTGCAAAAGCGCATTTATCGAGCAAACCTCATTGAGGAACGTGTCAAGGAACTGGTCAAGAAAGACATTTTCTGGGTGGAAACCTCGGGTGCCAAAGTGGGCCAGGTCAATGGGCTTTCCGTTTTGATGACCGGGGATCACGAATTCGGCAAACCGAACCGCATCACCGCCACGGTGTCCGTGGGGCGTGAAGGTGTGGTGGCCATCGAGCGGGAATCCAAGCTGAGCGGCAATATTCATACCAAGGGTGTGATGATCCTCACCAGTTTTCTCAAGGAGCGATTCGCCCACAACAAGCCTATATCTCTGACCGCTACATTGTGTTTTGAGCAAAGCTACGGCATGGTGGACGGCGATAGCGCTTCGAGCACGGAGCTCTATGCTATTCTTAGTGCTTTGTCGGGCGTGCCTATTAAGCAGGGCATTGCCGTGACCGGGTCGGTGAGCCAGAAAGGTGAGATTCAGCCTGTGGGAGGCGTCACGCAAAAAATCGAGGCTTTCTTTGATATTTGTGCCCACAAGGGCTTGACCGGAGACCAAGGAGTCATCATCCCGGAAAAGAATGTCCGCAACCTCATGCTCAAACAAGAAGTGCTGGATGCCGTCAAAGAAGGGAAATTTCATATTTGGCCTGTGAGCCGTATTGAAGAAGGGATCGAGATTTTGACGGGCGTGCCTGCCGGAGAATTGCAGCCTGACGGCACCTATCCGGAAGGGACGATCTTTCGAAAGGCCGACGACCGGTTAAAGGAAATTGCCGAGATCGTCAAAAAGTTCGGCAAAGATGAAAACGGCGGCACAAAGTCTTCGGATGAAGGGAGTGGAGGCGGTTGCCCCACCTGTGATCGCTAAGATCGTTCAAAACAGCCGTGGTGGGCGATCCTCACGGTTTGTAAGCGGGGCGCTTGGGACCAACGCGGCCGTTAAGGGCGGACCGATGTGTCCGCCCTTAACGGTTGTCTGACAATAAGGCACACTTGATGCTGTGGTTAGAGGTTGTGGAAGCTTGAGGTCGTTCCTTCGCCGTTACGGGCTAAGCGTTTGCGGCCAACCGGTTTCTGGTTTGGAGGCACTGCCGAGTGTAAAGGTCTGCCAGGAGTTGATGGAACACTTCCAGCGGATCGCCTTCGGTCTCGCACAGGACATGGCTGTGGAAAGGCAAACCATCCATCATAAAGTCACTTTTTTCAAGGAAATGCGAAAGGTGATGGGCTCGAGCGTCTGAGATCCCCGGTTTGTCCATGCGCTCAACTAATCGTCGTTCCAAGGTTTTCAGCGAACATCGGCACTCTGCAAAAATCACGTTGGCGTCCTGGTCTTCAGCCAATCGAACAGCTTCTTCCCGCCATTTTCTCTCGCTAAAGGTAGCGTCAAGGATCACGGAACGTCTTTGTTTAAGCTGTTCATGGGCCAGATTGAGCAGGTGACCGTACACCATGCCACGTCGATCCTTGTGGTAAAGACCGGCGCCGTACTCGGTATGCTCAGGTTTTGTGTCGGCCACATCCGGAAACAGATTCCGCCTCACAGCATCCGACTGATAAATGGGAAGCCGAAAAGCTTCGGCCAGACGGCGTGCATGGAACGATTTTCCCGATGCCGGCAGCCCGCAAAACACATAGAGGGTGGGTCGGGTCATGGTAGCAGCGTAGATGTAAGCCGAATCCAGGTATTTGGCGGCATCATTTCGACAGCGGGAAGGTTCGAAAGCTTCAGGATGATGACCTTCGTTTTCTATCAGTTCACGGTACCTGAGGCAGAAGACCTTGACGCGCACCATGGCACGATAGCATGCGTAAAAATCCAGAACCCGGTAAAGCGATGGGTCATCGGATCGAAACGCATAGGCGTGAAGCACCTGAACACTTTGCGAAAAGGCGCCTCGATGATCCAGGTCCATGTGGAGGAAGGCCAGATCGGCCGCCACATCCCCACACCGAAACCGATCATTGAATTCGATGGCGTCAATAATCTGAATACGGTCATCCAAAAAATAAATATGATCCGTTCTCAGGTCGCCGTGCCCGTCACAGATGCGGTCTTCTTTCAGGCGAGATGCAAAAAGATCCCCGTGGTTTTCCAGGAAAGCGTGGTTCACGTTCCGAATAAGACGCCATTTTTCCGCATCCAACAATTCGCCCACAAAAGGGGCAGTCTGATCAAAGTTTTCCATCACATTTTGAGAAATGACGACAAGGGTGCCGAAACCGCGAATGGAATCGTCTCTATTCGCTTTTTCGTAAATATCGGCGAGATGATATCCCAACTGACGCCAGTGCCTGGGTGACAAAGCGCTTTGGGACACAAGAACTTCCAGACTTTGGTGTGAAGGTAGTTGACGCATCACGACGGCGCATTCCACCAAGGATCCCGGTCCATCCAGGGACAAG harbors:
- a CDS encoding AAA family ATPase, translated to MEDTMATFETVCRAFADPGFYPHDVTSVQRIDTHISAVFLTGTWVYKLKKPVYFGFLDFRTLASRCHYCQREVNLNQRFSRGVYDRVATVRKDISGNLSLDGPGSLVECAVVMRQLPSHQSLEVLVSQSALSPRHWRQLGYHLADIYEKANRDDSIRGFGTLVVISQNVMENFDQTAPFVGELLDAEKWRLIRNVNHAFLENHGDLFASRLKEDRICDGHGDLRTDHIYFLDDRIQIIDAIEFNDRFRCGDVAADLAFLHMDLDHRGAFSQSVQVLHAYAFRSDDPSLYRVLDFYACYRAMVRVKVFCLRYRELIENEGHHPEAFEPSRCRNDAAKYLDSAYIYAATMTRPTLYVFCGLPASGKSFHARRLAEAFRLPIYQSDAVRRNLFPDVADTKPEHTEYGAGLYHKDRRGMVYGHLLNLAHEQLKQRRSVILDATFSERKWREEAVRLAEDQDANVIFAECRCSLKTLERRLVERMDKPGISDARAHHLSHFLEKSDFMMDGLPFHSHVLCETEGDPLEVFHQLLADLYTRQCLQTRNRLAANA